Proteins from one Oenanthe melanoleuca isolate GR-GAL-2019-014 chromosome 1, OMel1.0, whole genome shotgun sequence genomic window:
- the SLITRK1 gene encoding SLIT and NTRK-like protein 1: MLLWILLLETSLCFAAGNVTGDVCKEKICACNEIEGDLHVDCEKKGFTSLQHFTAPTSQFYHLFLHGNSLTRLFPNEFANFYNAVSLHMENNGLHEIVPGAFLGLQLVKRLHINNNKIKSFRKQTFLGLDDLEYLQADFNLLRDIDPGAFRDLNKLEVLILNDNLISTLPPNVFQYVPITHLDLRGNRLKTLPYEEVLEQIPGIAEILLEDNPWDCTCDLLSLKEWLENIPKNALIGRVICEAPTRLQGKDLNETTEQELCKKNRVDSSLAAPPAEEETCDPGPIPTPFKIHGKEDPATPGSAPNGGTKIPVNWQIKTKPTAAVSTVSAKSKLPATFSCPHICSCDQIPGSGLKVNCNDRNVSSLVDLKPKPSNVQELFLRDNKIHTIRKSHFLDYRKLNLLDLGNNNIATVENNTFKNLFDLRWLYMDSNYLDTLSREKFAGLQNLEYLNVEFNGIQMIMPGTFNAMPKLRVLILNNNLLRSLPVDVFAGVSLSKLSIHNNYFMYLPVAGVLDQLTSITQIDLHGNPWDCTCPIVPFKQWAEMLRPKVIMSDLRCESPEDFFKEDFESLSNDVICPQLKISPTLTSSNKNSTGLTETGTHSNSYLETSRVSISVLVPGLLLVFVTSAFTVVGMLVFILRNRKRSKRRDANSSASEINSLQTVCDSSYWHNGPYSADGAHRVYDCGSHSLSD; encoded by the coding sequence atgctgctttggatTCTGTTGCTGGAGACGTctctttgttttgctgctggaaaCGTTACAGGGGACGTTTGCAAAGAGAAGATCTGTGCCTGCAACGAGATAGAAGGGGATTTGCACGTAGACTGTGAGAAAAAGGGATTTACCAGCCTGCAACATTTCACCGCCCCAACTTCCCAATTTTACCATTTATTCCTGCATGGCAATTCCCTGACTCGACTTTTCCCTAATGAGTTTGCTAACTTTTACAATGCGGTCAGTTTGCACATGGAAAACAACGGTTTGCATGAGATTGTTCCTGGGGCTTTCCTTGGGCTGCAGCTGGTGAAACGCTTGCACATAAACAACAACAAGATCAAATCGTTCAGGAAGCAGACTTTCCTGGGGCTGGACGATCTGGAATACCTCCAGGCAGATTTTAATCTGTTGCGGGATATTGACCCGGGAGCGTTTAGGGACTTAAACAAGCTAGAGGTGCTGATTTTAAATGACAACCTCATCAGCACCTTGCCCCCCAATGTGTTTCAATATGTGCCGATCACCCACCTCGACCTCCGGGGAAACCGTCTTAAAACCTTGCCTTACGAGGAGGtcctggagcagatcccaggCATTGCTGAAATCCTGCTAGAGGATAACCCCTGGGACTGCACTTGCGATCTGCTGTCGTTGAAAGAATGGCTGGAAAACATACCTAAAAACGCTTTGATCGGCAGAGTGATTTGTGAAGCTCCCACTAGGTTGCAGGGCAAAGATTTAAATGAGaccacagagcaggagctgtgtaaAAAGAACAGAGTAGATTCCAGCCTAGCTGCTCCCCCTGCCGAAGAAGAAACCTGCGATCCTGGTCCCATTCCAACCCCCTTTAAAATACATGGCAAAGAAGACCCTGCCACGCCAGGATCTGCTCCAAACGGAGGTACAAAGATTCCTGTCAACTGGCAAATCAAGACCAAACCCACTGCTGCCGTGTCGACAGTGAGTGCGAAGAGCAAGCTACCGGCTACCTTTTCCTGCCCGCACATCTGCAGCTGTGATCAGATCCCTGGCTCAGGTTTAAAGGTTAATTGCAATGATAGGAATGTGAGCAGCTTGGTGGATTTGAAGCCCAAGCCCTCCAATGTGCAGGAGCTGTTTCTGAGAGACAACAAAATACACACCATCAGGAAATCCCACTTTCTGGATTACCGAAAACTTAATTTACTCGATCTGGGCAACAACAACATTGCCACTGTTGAGAACAACACCTTCAAGAACCTCTTTGATCTCCGATGGCTCTACATGGATAGCAACTACTTAGACACCCTGTCCCGGGAGAAATTCGCTGGGCTGCAAAACCTGGAGTATCTGAACGTGGAGTTTAATGGGATCCAGATGATCATGCCTGGCACCTTCAATGCGATGCCCAAACTGAGAGTCCTCATCCTCAACAACAATCTGCTGAGGTCTCTCCCAGTAGACGTCTTCGCCGGGGTCTCGCTTTCCAAGCTGAGCATACACAACAATTATTTCATGTACCTCCCGGTGGCGGGGGTGCTGGACCAGCTCACCTCCATCACCCAGATCGACCTGCACGGCAACCCATGGGACTGTACTTGCCCTATCGTGCCTTTCAAACAGTGGGCAGAGATGCTGCGCCCCAAGGTGATTATGAGTGACCTGAGGTGTGAGTCCCCTGAAGATTTCTTCAAGGAGGATTTTGAGTCTCTCTCCAACGATGTGATTTGCCCTCAGTTAAAAATCTCTCCCACATTAACTTCTTCTAACAAAAACAGCACCGGGTTGACAGAGACAGGTACTCACTCCAACTCCTACTTGGAGACCAGCCGGGTCTCTATTTCGGTGCTAGTGCCAGGGCTTCTGCTGGTTTTTGTGACCTCTGCCTTCACAGTGGTTGGCATGCTGGTTTTCATCCTGAGGAACAGAAAGCGGTCCAAGAGGAGGGACGCCAACTCCTCTGCATCAGAAATCAACTCCTTGCAGACGGTCTGCGACTCGTCCTACTGGCACAACGGGCCCTACAGCGCCGACGGGGCCCACAGGGTGTACGACTGCGGCTCCCACTCCCTGTCGGActga